A single genomic interval of bacterium harbors:
- a CDS encoding class I SAM-dependent methyltransferase, translated as MLRLHPCAKPWQVKLAQRLIPDYVDPGHIYDDLLHQYAPPSKTWVDAGCGDNSDIKQMPEYQGLAVGFDLEDRKREKYLRADIHHIPLKNNSVDLISSRWVAEHLETPEKALKELHRVLKPGGRLLIRTTGKWHYISLFSRVAPMPLKRSLSPAPVFPTFFRLNDQAAIQGYFSDASGWRIEKAHYIENLQYGNPAGFVFSLLYHIAATSLKLDRLKTTIILETTKIQP; from the coding sequence ATGTTGCGCCTTCATCCCTGCGCCAAGCCCTGGCAGGTCAAGCTGGCCCAAAGACTGATCCCCGATTACGTGGATCCGGGCCATATCTACGACGATCTGCTCCACCAATACGCCCCGCCGTCAAAAACCTGGGTCGACGCTGGGTGCGGGGACAACAGCGACATCAAGCAGATGCCGGAATACCAGGGTTTAGCGGTGGGCTTTGACCTGGAAGACCGTAAACGGGAAAAATATCTCAGGGCTGACATCCACCATATACCATTGAAAAACAATTCCGTGGATCTCATTTCCAGCCGCTGGGTGGCCGAACATTTGGAAACCCCCGAAAAAGCCCTGAAGGAATTGCACCGGGTACTGAAGCCAGGAGGAAGGTTGTTGATCCGGACCACCGGCAAGTGGCATTACATCTCGCTTTTCAGCCGGGTTGCGCCCATGCCACTTAAAAGATCCTTGTCCCCGGCTCCGGTCTTCCCCACTTTCTTCAGACTAAATGACCAGGCGGCCATTCAAGGGTATTTTTCTGATGCTTCGGGCTGGCGGATCGAAAAGGCCCATTATATAGAGAATCTGCAGTACGGCAACCCGGCCGGGTTCGTCTTCTCGCTCTTGTATCACATCGCGGCGACCAGTTTGAAACTGGACCGCCTTAAGACCACCATCATACTGGAAACGACCAAGATTCAACCTTAA